One genomic segment of Thermodesulfobacteriota bacterium includes these proteins:
- a CDS encoding 4Fe-4S dicluster domain-containing protein, which produces MKLEKKEIKSEAMQQLERMTGEEVRDCYQCGNCSGGCPVSFEMEIAPSQVIRFLQLGKLEEVMRANTMWVCVGCLQCYSRCPKSVSAAKLLEGLRQMVLRKGENHKEIEDLPFPFLKNAPQQAIVSGFRKFVS; this is translated from the coding sequence ATGAAGCTCGAAAAAAAGGAGATCAAGAGCGAGGCCATGCAACAGCTCGAGCGCATGACCGGCGAGGAAGTCCGGGACTGCTACCAGTGCGGGAACTGCTCGGGGGGGTGTCCGGTGTCGTTCGAGATGGAGATCGCGCCGAGCCAGGTGATAAGGTTCCTGCAGCTCGGGAAACTCGAAGAGGTGATGAGGGCCAACACGATGTGGGTCTGCGTGGGGTGCCTGCAGTGCTATTCGCGCTGCCCGAAGAGCGTCAGCGCGGCAAAGCTCCTCGAGGGGCTCAGGCAGATGGTCCTGAGGAAGGGCGAGAACCACAAGGAGATAGAGGATCTGCCGTTCCCGTTCCTTAAGAACGCGCCGCAGCAGGCTATCGTCTCGGGCTTCCGTAAATTCGTAAGCTGA
- a CDS encoding CoB--CoM heterodisulfide reductase iron-sulfur subunit B family protein, with product MKIPYYPGCTLSTTAKPFDTSARAAAVALGFEMEELKQWNCCGAGFPLTPDNIIGLTAPTKVLANARKEGDTVTTLCSVCYNVLKRTNKVVRDDKEKRRIITDFIEEEYDGSLDVLHFFEVLRDKVGFDKVKAAVKRPLTGIKAGAYYGCMLLRPFEDMGIDNCEAPTVFEDLLEAIGCEPVDFPDKIECCGAHMAMGREDIVEKLSGNVMQSAVGRGAEVIVTSCPLCQYNLEKSQPAMAAGTAGYRPVPIVYFTQLLGYALGQDETTLGFESNAMDVRPLLKEKGV from the coding sequence ATGAAAATACCATACTATCCGGGCTGTACCCTGAGCACCACGGCCAAGCCTTTCGACACGTCGGCCAGGGCGGCGGCCGTGGCCCTCGGCTTCGAGATGGAAGAGTTGAAGCAGTGGAACTGCTGCGGCGCGGGTTTCCCGCTGACCCCGGATAACATAATCGGCCTTACCGCCCCGACCAAGGTCCTTGCCAACGCCAGGAAGGAAGGGGACACGGTAACCACCCTCTGCAGCGTCTGCTATAACGTGCTTAAGCGCACCAACAAGGTCGTAAGGGACGACAAGGAAAAGCGCAGGATCATAACCGACTTCATCGAAGAGGAGTACGACGGCAGCCTCGACGTGCTGCACTTCTTCGAGGTCTTAAGAGACAAGGTCGGCTTCGATAAGGTAAAGGCGGCGGTGAAGAGGCCGCTTACGGGGATAAAGGCCGGGGCCTATTACGGGTGCATGCTCTTAAGGCCTTTCGAGGACATGGGGATAGACAACTGCGAGGCCCCGACGGTGTTCGAGGACCTTCTGGAGGCCATCGGCTGCGAGCCGGTGGATTTCCCGGATAAGATCGAATGCTGCGGCGCGCACATGGCCATGGGCAGGGAAGACATAGTGGAAAAGCTTTCGGGGAACGTCATGCAGTCGGCCGTGGGACGCGGCGCGGAGGTGATAGTCACAAGCTGCCCGCTCTGCCAGTATAACCTCGAGAAGAGCCAGCCGGCCATGGCGGCCGGGACCGCCGGCTACAGACCGGTCCCCATCGTCTACTTCACCCAGCTTCTCGGCTATGCCCTCGGCCAGGACGAGACAACGCTCGGCTTCGAGAGCAACGCCATGGACGTAAGGCCGCTCCTGAAGGAGAAGGGGGTCTGA
- a CDS encoding Fe-S-containing hydro-lyase — MPEPIRITPPLTDEDVEKLRAGDRVLVTGTLYTARDAAHKRLVELMDKGGELPFDPKGQIIYYVGPTPPKPGQVIGSAGPTTSGRMDPFTPKLLALGLKATIGKGLRSPEVIEAMKEHKAVYMAAVGGAAALIAGSIKKAEVIAYEDLGPEAIRKLEVEEFPAIVVNDMHGGDLFKQGVEKYKKVGT, encoded by the coding sequence ATGCCCGAGCCGATAAGGATAACGCCCCCGCTTACGGACGAAGACGTCGAAAAGCTCCGTGCCGGGGACAGGGTGCTCGTAACCGGGACCCTCTATACCGCGAGGGACGCGGCACACAAGAGACTCGTGGAGCTCATGGATAAGGGGGGTGAGCTTCCCTTTGACCCGAAGGGGCAGATTATATACTATGTAGGCCCCACCCCCCCGAAGCCGGGGCAGGTGATAGGCTCGGCCGGGCCGACGACGAGCGGCAGGATGGACCCGTTCACCCCGAAACTCCTCGCGCTCGGGCTCAAGGCCACCATAGGCAAGGGACTGAGGAGCCCGGAGGTCATAGAGGCCATGAAGGAGCACAAGGCCGTCTACATGGCGGCGGTCGGCGGGGCGGCCGCGCTCATAGCCGGGAGCATAAAGAAGGCCGAGGTCATAGCCTACGAAGACCTCGGTCCGGAGGCGATAAGGAAGTTGGAGGTCGAGGAGTTCCCGGCCATAGTGGTTAACGACATGCACGGAGGGGACCTCTTTAAGCAGGGGGTCGAAAAGTATAAAAAGGTCGGCACATGA